The DNA sequence GTCTGTGCGAACGACCACTCGCCGGCCACCGAAACGTCGACCGTGCCGGCCGGCATCGTCGCGACGCGCTCGAGCGTGGCCGCCCAGGTGCGCTCGAGCGTGGCCCAGGCGGCCCGCAGGCCATCCGGATCCGCAGCGCGCCTGCCGGCGCGGCCCGGAAAGCGGCGGTTGAGTTCAGCCTCGACAAGTGGGACCACGTCGACACCGTTGACGCGCAGGAAGCTCTCGCCGTCGAAAAGCCACGGTGCATCGATGTCCACCCCCTGCACGTCGACCCCGCGCATCACCACGCCGGAGAGGTCAGCCCCTACGAACCGGGCCCCCCGCAGGTCCGCGTCGACGAACTCCGCGCCCTGCAGTCCGTCGGACTTGGTGAAGGTAGCCATGGCTTCTCCTGGTCGGCCGTCGGGGCAGGCGTGGCGCCACACTAATGACCGGCCAGTACCCCCGCAACCCCCTGGTGCCTCAGAGGTCGCGCCCCGAAATGCGAGTCGGCAGTGGCTCTGACCTCTTGCCGAAGAGCGCAAAGCAGACCGAGCAACCTTCAGTGGGGTTGCGGCGTCGGACAGGCTTCTTCTCATCCGTAGGTCAGACCGAAGCCCAGTTGGTAGCGATTGCCGTCGCCGTCGATGTACACGTAGGGGCGCCCGGCCATGTAGTCCTCCTTCGCATAGCCCGGCACGTCGTTGGGAGAGGCGCAGACCCCGTGCTCGTCGACCGCAATGGCCGCGTTGTCGATCGGAAACGTCAACGGCAGTCGGCCCGTCGGGGAGTATGCGCCGACGATCACGTCGAACAGTGCCTCTGTACGGGTGTCGAATCCGGCAACAAGGGCGTCGGCCAGGGGTTCGATGTTGCCCAGCAGCCAGGGCAGGACGACATTGAGACCGATGACGACCTGCGGGACGACGGTTCGGATGTCGGAGATCTTGGCGAGGTTGATATTCGATCCCTCGTGGATGTCCAGGTCGAGCAGCCCGACCGGCTTGAAGTAGTCCCCTGCCGACGGATTGAGGAACAGGACGGCCACATCAGCGTGGTGATAGTCGGTCGTGAACCGGATGTCGAGGTGTGCCGCGGCAATGCTCGCTCGCAGAGCCTCCAGCTTGGCGACCCGCAGGTCGGATTCGAAGAGTTCGACGTAGACCGTGCGTCCCTCGAGTCGTTCAGGGCCCAGGGGCAGCGTCTTGGCATGGTTCTTCATCAACACGACGGACTTGAGATGAGCCTGGGCAGCAGCAGCGGTGAACTCGTCGTTCGCTACCACCTCGTCGGCACGGTCCGGGTCGACGTAGGGGTTGTCGAAGAGGCCAAGAGCGAACATCTCCTCGACGAGCCGGCGCGCAGTATCATCGAGACGCTCGGTGGTGAACAGACCGCGCAGATAGGCGGTCCGGATCGACTCGACGTCGTTGGTGTCGGCAATGATGTCGGTTCCCGCCATCACGGCCTTCCCGACCCGCTCGGGCATGCTCAGCTCCGACACACCCCAGGCCATCTTCGACAGGATCCCCGAATCGGAGTTGATGTAGCCGCGGTGACCCATCGACCGCAGTAGATCCAGCACACCCTTGTTGTAGGCGAATCCAACAGCCTCGAACTCCGCCAGAGGTGGCTGCGGCATCGACGACTTCTCAGCGGACGGGATCGCGTAGTAGGGCATGACGCTGGAGGTACCGGCGTCGATGGCCGCCTGGAACGGTGGCAGGTGGTACTTCTGCAGCGAGCCGGGCGTCGGGTAGACGTTGAACTGGCCCTCGGCGTAGTGCGGGTCGAATCCGTTTTCGCGAGCCCCACCGCCGGGGAAGTGTTTCGTCGTCAGTGCAACGCCGTCTCGTTCGAGCCCGTGCTCGCCCTGAAACCCCCTGACGATCGCGCCGATCGCGGCGGCGTTGAACTCAGGGTTCTCACCGAACGTGCCGTTCGTTCGGAACCACCGCGGATCGGTCACCGTGTCGGCCATGTACATGTAACCCTTGCGCAGCCCCGACGCGACCCATTCGGCGCGTGACTTCGCCGCGAAGTCGCTGATCAGCTCGAGGTCCCCACTCGCGGCCAGGCCGAGCGTGCCCGGCCACTGGGTGAAGTCTCGATCCTGTGCGGTGGATCCGAGCCGGAACCCGCCCAGCTCGTTCTTGGAGTTGGCTGCGACGATCACCGGGATCCCGAGCCGGGTGCCTTCGGCGACTTCGTTCATCGCGTTCACCCAGGTCGCGATCGTCGAGCCCGGCGGGGTTTCGCGCATGATGAAGTGCCGCAGGTGGAGTTCGCTGATCTGCTGCGTGGTGCCCTCGTACGGCAGACCGGCGGTGTTGTGCGGGTCGTTCTTGATCCGGTGGTACTGCTCATCCAGGGCGCCGCCGTGACTCGTCAGGTCCTTGTCCGGTTGTGAGATGCCCATGGTCCGGGAGTTGATCACCATCAGGCCGATCTTCTCGTCCGGCGACATCCGAGTGACCAGATCTGCCGCCCGCTCCGACGGGGTGAGCCGCCAGTCCTCGTAGGGGTCCAGGATGCCGTTGTCGTTGAGATCTCGGAACCGGAATCCCTCCACCTCGATCACCGACTTCACGCGTGTCCCGAGCTCGACTTGTTCCATCACGGGGCTTCCTCTCACGGCTGGTTGCTGAGTCCCTGCGGCTTCGATCAGGCGGTGGGCTCGGGGACCATGAAGTCTTCGGACCTGTCGTTGTGCTCCATCAGCAGCGCAATTTTCCGGGCCTCAGTCTCGTTGCGGATCTGCTTGAAGCGCTCATCGTTCAGTGGGTACTTGATGAAGATCAACATCGCGATCAGCGCGGCCAGTGCGGGCAGCAGGCCGATCGTGGCCTTGATGGCGATGATCGCGCTGTCCGGCTGCACCGGGTTGGGATTCGCGGCGCTGGCGGCGACGTATCCGCCGATCGCCAACGCCCAGGCACCCACAGCACCGCCGATCGACTGGGTGACCTTGCGGGTGAAGGAGAACAACGCGTAGGTGGCACCCTCGCTGCGTTGTCCCGTCTTCCACTCGCCGTACTCGACGGTGTCAGCCTCCAGACCGAACATGACCGTGTTGATCAGACTGGCGCCGATGCCCTTGATAGCCAGCGTGACCAGGACGAGCCAGAACATGTTGGCGGGGGCGAGGAAGAGGCCGATGCCGCCCACTATGGTGAACAGACCACAGTATTAGAACACGTTCTTCTTGCCGTATCGATCGATGATCTTGGGGATGAACGGCGTGATCACCAGAGCGATGCCGGTGTTGACCAAGGTGATGATGCCAACCAGGCCGATGTTGCCGAGCACGTACTGGGCGTAGAAGGCGGTGGTGCCGCCGACCGCGAACAGACCGATCAGGTAGAAGAAGCTTGACCCGCACAGGTAGGCCAGCGGCTTGTTCGTCTTCATGGTGCTGATGGTCTCCTTGATGCTGATCCGCGGATGGGTCCGCACGACCTGTTCGCGGCAAGCCCAGGCGGTGAACCAGAAGGCGGCGGTGCCAATGACGACGAAGGCGAGGGTGACCTTGGTGAACACGCCCTGAACGGCCGCCTGGTAGGCCACCAGATCCTGAGAGGTCTGGATCAGCGCCTTCTGTCCGCGGAGGTCACCGATGAACCCGCCAACGACGAAGGTGAGGATGACGCCGCCGATGCCGGCGCCGAAGGCTCGGGCGGCGACCAGCTTGGCGCGCTCGTACACCGACTGGGTGACCGCCGAGGCCAGCGAGCCGTAGGGAATGTTCACCAGGGAGTAGACCAGACCCAGGATCGCGTAGGTGGCGTAGGCGTAGATGAGCCTCATACCCTCGTCGAAGCTGGTCGGGACGTGGAAGACCAGGTAGCTCATGAACAGCAGCGGTACGGCGCCGAACATGAGGAACGGGCGGAACTTACCCCACCGCGTCATGGTCCGGTCCACGAGTCGACCGGCCAGCAGGTCCGCGACGGCATCCCACAGCCGCACGACCAGGAACATGGTGCCCACCGCGGCGGCGGAGATCCCGGCGACGTCGGTGTAGTAGTACAGCAGGAAGGACGTGCTCAGACTGAACGCGAGATTGAACGCGAAGTCACCAGCACCATAGCCGGCCACCGACTTGGACGGCAGCTTCTCCATGGACCGTAGGCCCTCCACAGCAACGGGGTTCGCCATTGACACTCCTCAGATGATCTCCTCAGCCGCTGATTGTCGGCCGGTGATCGAATTCAACAGCCCGCCGGATACGCCGGTCCAAAGGTTGCCATCAGTTGCCAAGTTGCCATTAGTGGCCACCGACCAGCTGGCTGCCGCCGGGGAGCGGCCGCATGCAGAAGGGAGAGGAACGTGCGGCCACCGTCGTCGAAATGGTTCGCTTGGCTCGGCCTGCTTGATGGGTCTACCGACCGGTGCTCGTCATCCGTCGAGCCCAGTGGTGGCAGGTTGACGCCCGTCAGGCTCACCATCCCCGCCGGTGGGACCGGGCCGCAACCGGTACAGCACCTCACCGGCGTGTGGTTCGACGAAGGTGTCGGGATCGGCCTGGTAGGCCTCGATGTCCACGGTGGCCGGGTCGAGGTAGTTGAGGTTGATCGAGCGGACGACATCTTCGGGGATGCCGGTGGCCAGGGTCACTGTCACGCGGTTGCGTTCACCGTGCTCGAGGTCCCAGGTCCCCTGGCCACGCAAATGCGTGGAGTGGGCGAGATCGCCCCAGGGCTGGTCGGAGAACCGGTCCCACTGACCGACGAAGTAGTCGCGGTTGTGGTAGCCGATCTCGGTGATATGGGGGTGCATGGCGGACACCTCGGTGATGTGCGGAGCGTAGATGATCACCTCGCCACCGTCGGCCACGATCGGCTCGAGCTTGTAGAAGCCCTTCGCGGCGGTCCAGATGTCCTCATACTTGGTGGGCATGATCGACAGGACGCGTCGCACAGGCCGGTCTCGGTAGCTGACGTGCGTCTCCGCCGAGACCGCAGCGCACGCGGCCCAGGCATCCTCGGGTGTGCCGAAGGCGGCTGCGTGCAACGTGTCGGTACCCGATGCCACCACCAGGCACAGCGCGAGCCGCTGGGCAGGAATGAGGGTGGCGGCCTCGTTGATCAACGCCCGTACCGGGGTAACGCCGCGGCTGCCGATCATGGCGGCGCTGGTGATCAGCGCACCCACCCAGTGCGAGAGGTCGATCAGCTCCTGGCCGGACACCCCGGGAAAGAAGTACTTGTTGCCGCCAGAGAACCCGACGACCTCGTGCGGGAACACCGGGCCGACGACGATGGTCACGTCGGCCTCGGCGACGTGGCGGTTGATCTTGACCTGCACCGAGGTGTCGGTCAGCAAACCACCGGTCAGCTCGGCCAGCCGTTCGGCGCCGATCGTCCCCAGCGTCGTGAACGTCTCAGGTAACCACGACTCGTGGTTGACCACGGCCCAACCGGGATAGGTCTGGTCCAGCTCGCCGACGCGGTAGCCGAGGTGCCGCGCGAGATGCTCGTCGCTCATGCCCTGATGGGTGCCGAGGGCGATCACGACGGTCACCTTGGTCGCCCGTCCGGCGAGCACCTCGTGCGTGGCGCGCATCAGCAGCGGCAAGGGGCAGGTCCGGGTGCCGTCCGGCACCACCAGGCAGACACTCTTGCCGTCGACGTCAGCGCCGGCCAGGGCGTCTCGGACGAAGCGCGTCACCTGCTCGGACTCGAGCCGCTCCCCCACCCCTCCGATCTTGACCGCCCGGTCCGGATCACCCGGCTCGGTGCCGTAACTGTCTTGTCGGGCCGGTGAAAGAGTGTGGGTCGTCATGAGGATTACTGTGCCGCCGCAACCGCTCTGCTGACAAGCGGAGCGGACCTATGCACTACGTCCTGAGCCACCACGCGCCCAGAGCCACCACGCGCCCTGAGCCAGCACGCGCCCAGAGCCACCACGCGCCCTGAGCCAGCACGCGCCCTGAGCCACCACGCGCCCAGAGCCAGCACGCGCCCTGAGCCACCACGCGCCCAGAGCCAGCACGCGCCCTGAGCCAGCACGCGCCCTGAGCCACCACGCGCCCAGAGCCAGCACGCGCCCTGAGCCAGCACGCGCCCTGAGCCAGCACGCGCCCTGAGCCTGTCGAAGGGCGCCTGAGCGTATGGGTCACCAACGCACCCGTGGACCAGTCGAGTCGCGCAGCACCAGACGCGCCGGCAGCAGCACCGGCTCCGGTGCCTCGCGATCAGTCCTGGTGGCGAGATATTCGACTGCCGTCGAGCCGATGCTGACCAGTGGCGCGGCGATCGTGGTCAACCCCGGCTCCACCAGCTCGGCATCGACGATGTTGTCAAAACCGATCACGCTGACGTCTCGTGGCACCCGCCGACCGGCCGCCGTCACGGCCTGCATGAACCCGATCGCCATCAGGTCGTTGTAGGCGATCACGGCGGCGGTCGGGTGCTTCAACCACAGTTCGGCGGCGTCGGCACCACCGCGCATGGTCGGGAGGAACGGGCCAAGCCGGCGAACGTGCAGTTCCAGCTCCATCCCAGCCTCCTTGAGACCACGCCACCGCATCCCGTTCGCATAGGAGGCCTCCGGTCCGGCCAGGTAGCAGATTGAGGTGTGTTTCAGCTCGACGAGGTGTTCCGTCGCTTTCTTGATCGCCTGAACGTTGTCGCTGACGACCGAGGGGACCTCACCGACCGTTCGGTTCAGCACCACCACCGGCTTCCGCTTCGCCAGCGCGCGGATCATCTGGTCCGACAGCCGTGAAGAGGCCAGAATGAAGCCGTCGACCGTGGCCTCCAGCCGGGCAATGGCGCGCTGCTCGCCCTCCTTCGACTCCTGAGTTTCGATGATCGCCAGCGTGAGTGCGTGCTGGGCTGCCTCCCGCTCGGCACCGCGGATCATGCCGATGAAGACCGGGTTGGCGATGTCGGCGACGATCAGGGCCAGCACTCCCGTTCCGCGGGCTGACATGGGCAGATCCATCCGACTCGACCGGTAGCCGAGCTCATCCGCGACGCGGCGGACATGCTCGGCGGTCCTGAAACTGACCCGGCCAGGCTTGGCCAAGGCCCGGGACACCGTCGACGGTGCCACCCCAGCGGCTCGGGCCACGTCGTAGATCGTCGGCCCAGTCCTCCCGCTGTCAGCCATCTCAGCCTCCTACCGGGGAAACTAGCAACAAATGCACCCACCGGCGCCGATCTGCTGTGATGGATCCGCATGTAGCGCACAGGCCAGTTGTCCAGTGACCAGCCCAAAGGTGAACTCCGCCACCAGATGACCGGGAGCGCATCCCGTTCCGCAGCGGCCGCTGGGTCACCCAAAGACGACTGAGGCTGCGCCAGCAGGTGGCGACCAGGAGCGGCACCACCGCCACCACGGTGACACCGGTCGGGGTACCTGACAGCCACCATCCCCCGCTGGGGAAGTCGACGGCCGCTATGGCGATAATGCCGGATGACCTTGACCATCCTGTTCGGTGCGTGCCTGCTGGTTGCCGTCCTCGTCTCCGGGATGGCCGCACGAACCGTGCTCTCAACATCATTGATCTTCCTGCTGACCGGCGCGCTGGCCGGTCAGGGTGGCCTGGGTCTGGTTTCTCTCGACGCCAACAGTCCACTGGTCGGGAACCTGGCTGATCTGGCGTTGTTCACCGTCTTGTTCGTGGACGGTACTGCCCTCCGCAACCTGCGTGGGGAGGGGTCGTGGCGCCAACCGGCAAGGGCGCTGGGAGTAGGAATGCCGCTGGCCTTCGGGGGCGTCGCCGTACTCGCGCACTTCCTGGCCGGCTTCGACTGGATCACCTCGATGCTCGTCGGTGCGGTACTGGCGCCGACAGATCCGGTGTTCGCCTCGGCTATCGTCGGCCGCAGCGATGTGCCGGCCCGGCTCCGCCGGCTGCTCAGCGTTGAGAGCGGACTCAACGACGGGCTGGCGCTGCCGGCGGTGATGATCTTGATCAGCGCAGCCGCGTCGAGCGGCGAGCACGCTGGCGTTGGCCTGGTGGTCCTCGAACTCCTCGGTGGCCTGGCCCTTGGCGTGCTGTTGCCGCTGGCAGTTCACCAGCTACTGCGCGTTCCCGGACTCGGCGTGGAACCCAGGATCCAGCCCCTGGGGCCGCTTGCGGTAGGCATTCTCCTGTACGGGATCGCCCACCTCACTGGCCTCAACCCCTATCTCGCTGCCTTCGCCGGAGGCGTCATGGTTGCTCGGCTCAACCCAGCGGCGCAGGAGTCGTTCGCCCCTCTCGGTGACCAGTGTGCCGAGTTGGCGAAGTTCGCCGCGCTGTTGGTCTTCGGGGCGCTGTTGACACCCGCACTGCTGGCCAGCGTCGGTGTGGGTGGCTGGATCGTCGCTGTGCTCTCGCTGGTGCTGGTCCGACCTGCGTCCCTGTACCTGTCGCTGCTGGGCGGCAATCTTGAACGCAGGGAACTATTCGCGGCCGCCTGGTTCGGCCCGAAGGGTTTCGCCTCCGTGGTGTACGGGTTGCTCGTGCTCCACTCGGGGATACCGCAGGCGAAGGATGCCTACGAGCTTGTCGCAGTCTGCATCGGACTGAGCATCATCGCCCACTCCAGCACCGACGTGCCGGTAGCGAGGATGTTCCAGGTAGAGGCGATGGCCGATCTGCCGGAACAGAAGGTGCCGGCCTCCTGACGGGCGCGTGCCCAACCCTCATAACGGTCAGATATCAACCAGGTCGCAATGTTTGCACGAGCGCAATTACTGACGAATAGTGGGAGGAAGAGGGCATGTCCTCGCGGCCCGGATCGCGTGCCGCCGAATGTTGTTGGGACGTGCCGACCGTTCGAAGGGAGACGCTTCAAGATGAGCACAACAACGATTCTGTGGATTGTGGCCGCAGTCATCATCATCGCGATTGTCGTGGTCCTGCTGTTCGCCCGAGCCCGCCGCCGTCGAGCACAGGAAAGCCGTCGGATCGGACTTCCCGATCTCGGAGCCTTGTCCACTGACGGGCTCGACAAGGCGCATTCAGGCGGCGCCGCAAGCCGCCGACCGGAGGAGTAACCCTCGCCGATGCCTTGCCAGGTCACCAGTCCGCGCGCAGGGGCTGGCTGCCAAGATCAGACTGGCGTCCTTTCCAGGTCGCGACTGGAGGGTGCCTCATGAAGGTGTTGATCGTGGGTGCCGGGATTGCCGGCCCAACCCTCGCCTTCTGGTTGCTGAGGGCAGGCCACGAGCCGAGCCTGGTCGAGCGAGCTCCCGAGCTCCGACGGGGTGGCTACCTGATCGACTTCTGGGGGGCAGGGTTCGACGTGGCCGAGCGGATGGGCATCGTGCCCGAGTTGAGGCAACGCGGCTACGTGATTGCTGAGGCGCGTGCGGTCGACCGCGAGGGGCACCGCATCGCCTCTTTCGACCCGGTGGCTGTGATGGGGTCTACCCAGCGGTACCTCAGCATCGCTCGCTCCGACCTGGCTGCGGTCATCTACGGCGCGCTCGAGGAGCGGGTCGAGCTGATCCTCGACGACACCGTTTCGTCGCTCGATGACGACGGCGAACGCGTCCAGGTCACATTCGACAGTGGGGCTAACCGCGACTTTGATCTTGTAGTCGGTGCAGACGGGCTGCACTCACAGATCCGGCGGCTGGTTTTCGGCCCGGACGAACGTTACGAGACGTACCTCGACATGGTGGTCTCGGTGTTCGACGTCGAAGGCTATCGTCCGCGCGACGACCTGATCGCCATGATGCATGCCGAGGTGGGGTTCCAGGCCGTCCGGGTCTCTCTCCGCGATGACATCACCACGTTCGTGTTCACGGTGCGACACCACGGCCCCGTGCCGAGCGACGATCGGCCCGCACAGCAAGCGCTCCTGCGGACAAGGCTGGCCGGCGCAGGTTGGGAGACGCCGGCGATCCTCAATCTGATGCCGCAGGCAAGAACGTTCTACTTCGACGCGGTGAGCCAGATCCGGATGGCCTCGTGGACGCGTGGGCGCGTGGCGTTGGTGGGCGACGCGGCGGCCTGCCCCTCACTTCTGGCCGGACAGGGTTCGGCACTGGCGATGGTGGAGGCCTACGTCCTGGCCGCGGAACTGAGCCGGGTGGGTGATCATGTCGAGGCCTTCTCTCGCTATGAGCAGCGGCTCGCCAGTTTCCTGCGCTCCAAGCAGGATGCCGCCGTGGGCCTGGGGCCGGCGTTCGCGCCAAAGAATCGGCTCCAACTCCTCTTGCGAAACACGGTGATGAGATTGATGGGACTGCCTAAGGTTGCAGATCTGGCGATGGGCAGGAGCTTCCATGACGCGATCAACTTACCGGCGTTCGAGAGCGCTTGAGTAAGCCTGATCCCGTGGTCCGACAACTCGGTCTGCAATCTCTCGGCGGCTTACCGGCCGATTCTGGGCCATTCGCTCGACGGTGCAGAGTCCACGGGCTGCACGATGTCTCACTCGCTGTGGTGGTGATCGACGCAGCAGGGCCCATCGGAATTTGACAGGTTGGTGCAATCAGTGATTTGACCTGAGTCGGACATCGCGCCGCGGCTTCGTCACTGACTCAGATGACGTTCCACCTGCTCGTGCAGCCGATCGTATCGCAGCCGCTGCGTCTCGTCGGTTGGAGTTGCCAACGTGGCATCTCGGAGCCGACGCAACTCGTCGCGAACGGCCAGCCGATGACCTTGCGCTGCGACGACCCAACCGACTTCGCTCAGTAGTTGGTACAGCCGCTCCACTACTTGGGGCTCGCCCGCTCCGTACCGTCTGGGCTGGTCGACCGCTAGGTTGAGTAAGTCTCCGAATGTCGGCCGACGCACGACGACCCGCAGCGTACCTGTGTCGTCGCGGACCAATTGGTCGCCCAGTGGCAGCCGAGCGAGAGCGCAGACCAGGGCAGAGCTGTGGCCCAGACTATGGGTGGCGGTGGTGGGATCATTGACACCCGGCGATAAGGCCTTGGCAGCAATGTCAGTGAGTTGGCGGAGGCCATAGCTAACGTCGTCGATGGAGGTCCGCTCAAAGCCGATCTCGACTGCTCGGTCGAAGCCCCGCTGAACCTGGCTACGCTCTTGATCGGTGAGCTGCCGGCCACGCTGGGTCGGCCAGGCCTGACCTGCGGGCGTGCCCTCGACGACAGAGCTACCCGTCGGTGCCGTGACCATGATCATGGTGTCCAGCTCTGACGCGACGGCGCACAGCTCCTCCGTCCGCACGTGCGTGATGAAACCCGAGCGCGGAGAAAGCAGCGCGATAGAACCAACGGCTGGCTGGAAGTCGTTGTGCTCGGTGGTCTCCACATCACTGAGCACACGGCGCACAGTGTCCATGGCCTCCCGATGCACTGTGCGCAGCATCGTCTCCACTCGGATCTCCTGAGCGAGGTGCGCCAAGAACAGAATCAGTCCGAAGACACTTGCCACGGTCAACAGGTATGTCACCGTAACCGAGATCTGTGGAACGAACTCTTCGGTGGAATCGCTTGAAGATCGGACCGCCCGAAGGACGGTCAGGGTGAAGACAAAGGTGCCCAAAAAGAGCGCCAAAGTCCGCTGAACGACCGGATCGCGGGTAAAGGTGCGCAGCAACCGCGGCGAGAACTGGCTGCTTGCCAGCTGAAGTGTCACCACCGTCAGTGAGAACGTCAGCGATGTGACGGTGATCAATGAGCTTGCGAGAGAGCCCAGCATCGACCGGGCAGCGTCCGAGTCGTCGCCGAAAACCCAAGAGGATAAGCCGCTGGGCAGCAGGTCATCGACCGATCGGTCGAGGTGCATGAGCAGTATTGCTCCGACAAGAGCCAGCACAATCCCCATCGTGGGCACCGGCCACAAGCTGGTCCGCACAGCATCGACCATCGAAGCCAGCACGCCTCGGATCGGTTCCCGGGAGTTCATTTGCACAGGTCTCTCACTCATCAGTTGGGTAGTCTTGCGACTCTCGTGGGGCGAACGCTAAGAACGCGAGTGCACGCAGCTGCGCGCCAGACGGCAGAGGGGCCAGGACGATTGCGGTCAGCCACCAACCGACAGTTCGGCTATCACCCGTCCCCATCGCTGTGCTTCCGATCTCTAGAAGCTGAACACCGTCCACTGCTCAGATGCGATGTGACAGCTTGGCGCGCTGACATGGCGCATCGCCCAGTCTAGGGATATCACTCGTCTGGAGAGTCACAACTTTTCGGTGTGACTCACTGTCGGGTTGAGGCGGACATGCCCGACCGAGGGCAGGTGCTGCCGGATGGCGTGGTCAGCCTCGTGCTCCAGAGCATGGAACTGGTGGACGGTCATGTGCTGGTCAGTAGCCACAGTGGCTTCGACGCTGAGCCGGTGACCGGTCCAACGCAACCGGACATCTTCGACGTGATCGACTTCGGGCAGGGACGCAACAGCTCCGTGGGCCCGCTGCGTGAGGTTCGGGTCCACCCCGTCGAGAAGCCGCCGACCGATATCGCGGGCGGTGCCCCAGAGCAGGATGAAGATGGCCACGCTGATCACCAAGCCGACGATCGGGTCGGCGAGCGGAAAGCC is a window from the Microlunatus panaciterrae genome containing:
- a CDS encoding DUF2254 domain-containing protein, producing MNSREPIRGVLASMVDAVRTSLWPVPTMGIVLALVGAILLMHLDRSVDDLLPSGLSSWVFGDDSDAARSMLGSLASSLITVTSLTFSLTVVTLQLASSQFSPRLLRTFTRDPVVQRTLALFLGTFVFTLTVLRAVRSSSDSTEEFVPQISVTVTYLLTVASVFGLILFLAHLAQEIRVETMLRTVHREAMDTVRRVLSDVETTEHNDFQPAVGSIALLSPRSGFITHVRTEELCAVASELDTMIMVTAPTGSSVVEGTPAGQAWPTQRGRQLTDQERSQVQRGFDRAVEIGFERTSIDDVSYGLRQLTDIAAKALSPGVNDPTTATHSLGHSSALVCALARLPLGDQLVRDDTGTLRVVVRRPTFGDLLNLAVDQPRRYGAGEPQVVERLYQLLSEVGWVVAAQGHRLAVRDELRRLRDATLATPTDETQRLRYDRLHEQVERHLSQ
- a CDS encoding LacI family DNA-binding transcriptional regulator — its product is MADSGRTGPTIYDVARAAGVAPSTVSRALAKPGRVSFRTAEHVRRVADELGYRSSRMDLPMSARGTGVLALIVADIANPVFIGMIRGAEREAAQHALTLAIIETQESKEGEQRAIARLEATVDGFILASSRLSDQMIRALAKRKPVVVLNRTVGEVPSVVSDNVQAIKKATEHLVELKHTSICYLAGPEASYANGMRWRGLKEAGMELELHVRRLGPFLPTMRGGADAAELWLKHPTAAVIAYNDLMAIGFMQAVTAAGRRVPRDVSVIGFDNIVDAELVEPGLTTIAAPLVSIGSTAVEYLATRTDREAPEPVLLPARLVLRDSTGPRVRW
- a CDS encoding glycoside hydrolase family 3 protein; translation: MEQVELGTRVKSVIEVEGFRFRDLNDNGILDPYEDWRLTPSERAADLVTRMSPDEKIGLMVINSRTMGISQPDKDLTSHGGALDEQYHRIKNDPHNTAGLPYEGTTQQISELHLRHFIMRETPPGSTIATWVNAMNEVAEGTRLGIPVIVAANSKNELGGFRLGSTAQDRDFTQWPGTLGLAASGDLELISDFAAKSRAEWVASGLRKGYMYMADTVTDPRWFRTNGTFGENPEFNAAAIGAIVRGFQGEHGLERDGVALTTKHFPGGGARENGFDPHYAEGQFNVYPTPGSLQKYHLPPFQAAIDAGTSSVMPYYAIPSAEKSSMPQPPLAEFEAVGFAYNKGVLDLLRSMGHRGYINSDSGILSKMAWGVSELSMPERVGKAVMAGTDIIADTNDVESIRTAYLRGLFTTERLDDTARRLVEEMFALGLFDNPYVDPDRADEVVANDEFTAAAAQAHLKSVVLMKNHAKTLPLGPERLEGRTVYVELFESDLRVAKLEALRASIAAAHLDIRFTTDYHHADVAVLFLNPSAGDYFKPVGLLDLDIHEGSNINLAKISDIRTVVPQVVIGLNVVLPWLLGNIEPLADALVAGFDTRTEALFDVIVGAYSPTGRLPLTFPIDNAAIAVDEHGVCASPNDVPGYAKEDYMAGRPYVYIDGDGNRYQLGFGLTYG
- a CDS encoding DinB family protein, with translation MATFTKSDGLQGAEFVDADLRGARFVGADLSGVVMRGVDVQGVDIDAPWLFDGESFLRVNGVDVVPLVEAELNRRFPGRAGRRAADPDGLRAAWATLERTWAATLERVATMPAGTVDVSVAGEWSFAQTLRHLVLATDVWLGRAILEIDQPFHSIGLTGPGAEDDGLDLSIFTTVAPSYAEVREARAGRVAMVRDFLATVTSDELAATRKNPWAPTTEESTLSCLHVILEEEWEHHRYAVRDLDAIEATSDA
- a CDS encoding lactate racemase domain-containing protein; amino-acid sequence: MTTHTLSPARQDSYGTEPGDPDRAVKIGGVGERLESEQVTRFVRDALAGADVDGKSVCLVVPDGTRTCPLPLLMRATHEVLAGRATKVTVVIALGTHQGMSDEHLARHLGYRVGELDQTYPGWAVVNHESWLPETFTTLGTIGAERLAELTGGLLTDTSVQVKINRHVAEADVTIVVGPVFPHEVVGFSGGNKYFFPGVSGQELIDLSHWVGALITSAAMIGSRGVTPVRALINEAATLIPAQRLALCLVVASGTDTLHAAAFGTPEDAWAACAAVSAETHVSYRDRPVRRVLSIMPTKYEDIWTAAKGFYKLEPIVADGGEVIIYAPHITEVSAMHPHITEIGYHNRDYFVGQWDRFSDQPWGDLAHSTHLRGQGTWDLEHGERNRVTVTLATGIPEDVVRSINLNYLDPATVDIEAYQADPDTFVEPHAGEVLYRLRPGPTGGDGEPDGRQPATTGLDG
- a CDS encoding FAD-binding domain gives rise to the protein MKVLIVGAGIAGPTLAFWLLRAGHEPSLVERAPELRRGGYLIDFWGAGFDVAERMGIVPELRQRGYVIAEARAVDREGHRIASFDPVAVMGSTQRYLSIARSDLAAVIYGALEERVELILDDTVSSLDDDGERVQVTFDSGANRDFDLVVGADGLHSQIRRLVFGPDERYETYLDMVVSVFDVEGYRPRDDLIAMMHAEVGFQAVRVSLRDDITTFVFTVRHHGPVPSDDRPAQQALLRTRLAGAGWETPAILNLMPQARTFYFDAVSQIRMASWTRGRVALVGDAAACPSLLAGQGSALAMVEAYVLAAELSRVGDHVEAFSRYEQRLASFLRSKQDAAVGLGPAFAPKNRLQLLLRNTVMRLMGLPKVADLAMGRSFHDAINLPAFESA
- a CDS encoding cation:proton antiporter, with product MTLTILFGACLLVAVLVSGMAARTVLSTSLIFLLTGALAGQGGLGLVSLDANSPLVGNLADLALFTVLFVDGTALRNLRGEGSWRQPARALGVGMPLAFGGVAVLAHFLAGFDWITSMLVGAVLAPTDPVFASAIVGRSDVPARLRRLLSVESGLNDGLALPAVMILISAAASSGEHAGVGLVVLELLGGLALGVLLPLAVHQLLRVPGLGVEPRIQPLGPLAVGILLYGIAHLTGLNPYLAAFAGGVMVARLNPAAQESFAPLGDQCAELAKFAALLVFGALLTPALLASVGVGGWIVAVLSLVLVRPASLYLSLLGGNLERRELFAAAWFGPKGFASVVYGLLVLHSGIPQAKDAYELVAVCIGLSIIAHSSTDVPVARMFQVEAMADLPEQKVPAS